From a single Raphanus sativus cultivar WK10039 chromosome 3, ASM80110v3, whole genome shotgun sequence genomic region:
- the LOC130509978 gene encoding 60S ribosomal protein L12-like has product MEKHEHIKDGAYEGLAIKSSIKGVTMSETLMGQLQDGPLMDQNLVNGAANADHILVRDGEEVSLLTIARIMRPRSIAKELSGTVREILGTCVSVGYTVDVKDPKHIQQEIKEDEVEIPGN; this is encoded by the exons ATGGAGAAGCATGAACACATCAAGGATGGGGCGTATGAAGGATTAGCAATCAAATCAAGCATCAAG GGAGTTACAATGTCTGAAACCCTAATGGGTCAGTTACAAGATGGACCACTAATGGACCAAAACCTA GTGAACGGTGCGGCGAACGCAGATCACATTCTTGTACGCGACGGAGAGGAGGTTTCGCTCCTGACG ATCGCGAGGATCATGAGGCCGAGATCTATTGCCAAGGAGCTGAGCGGGACCGTGAGGGAGATTCTCGGGACTTGCGTGTCGGTTGGGTATACGGTGGATGTGAAAGATCCGAAGCATATTCAGCAGGAGATTAAAGAGGATGAGGTTGAGATTCCTgggaattaa
- the LOC108846955 gene encoding tropinone reductase homolog At2g29320 isoform X2: MSRYAIVEELANFGAKIHVCDISETLLNQSLSEWEKKGFQVKGSVCDVTSRSERETLIQNVSSLFDGKLNILVNNVGVLRGKPTIKYVAEDFPYHSSTNLEAAFHFCQLSHPLLKSSGYGSIVFLSSVAGVVSFECGSIYGLTKGALNQLARNLACEWAKDGIRANAVAPNVVKTRQSQSYLEDVSFKEELFCRTPLGRAGEPNEVASLVVFLCLPAASYITGQTICVDGGLTVNGFSYQSQA, from the exons ATGTCTAGGTATGCTATAGTAGAGGAATTAGCTAATTTTGGAGCAAAAATCCACGTATGTGACATATCTGAAACTCTGCTCAATCAAAGTTTAAGTGAATGGGAAAAGAAAGGGTTTCAAGTCAAAGGCTCAGTCTGTGATGTAACCTCACGTTCTGAGAGAGAAACATTGATACAAAATGTCTCCTCTCTGTTCGATGGTAAACTCAACATTCTT GTAAATAACGTGGGAGTACTTCGCGGGAAGCCAACAATAAAATATGTGGCAGAAGATTTTCCTTACCATAGCTCAACGAACTTGGAAGCTGCTTTCCATTTTTGCCAGCTTTCACATCCCCTCTTAAAGTCTTCAGGCTATGGAAGCATCGTCTTCTTGTCCTCTGTTGCAGGGGTTGTATCATTTGAGTGTGGTTCCATTTATGGTCTAACAAAAG GAGCTCTGAACCAGCTAGCAAGAAATTTGGCATGTGAATGGGCAAAAGATGGCATAAGAGCGAACGCTGTTGCACCTAATGTTGTCAAGACTCGACAGTCTCAAtct TATCTAGAGGACGTCAGTTTCAAGGAAGAATTGTTTTGTAGAACTCCACTTGGTCGTGCTGGAGAGCCAAATGAAGTTGCATCACTAGTGGTCTTCTTGTGTCTACCTGCAGCTTCCTATATCACTGGTCAAACCATTTGTGTTGATGGAGGCCTCACGGTTAACGGTTTCTCCTATCAGTCACAGGCTTGA
- the LOC108846955 gene encoding tropinone reductase homolog At2g29320 isoform X1 encodes MDKRWSLQGMSALVTGGASGIGYAIVEELANFGAKIHVCDISETLLNQSLSEWEKKGFQVKGSVCDVTSRSERETLIQNVSSLFDGKLNILVNNVGVLRGKPTIKYVAEDFPYHSSTNLEAAFHFCQLSHPLLKSSGYGSIVFLSSVAGVVSFECGSIYGLTKGALNQLARNLACEWAKDGIRANAVAPNVVKTRQSQSYLEDVSFKEELFCRTPLGRAGEPNEVASLVVFLCLPAASYITGQTICVDGGLTVNGFSYQSQA; translated from the exons atggaTAAAAGATGGAGTCTTCAAGGTATGTCTGCTCTTGTAACCGGTGGAGCCAGCGGAATCGG GTATGCTATAGTAGAGGAATTAGCTAATTTTGGAGCAAAAATCCACGTATGTGACATATCTGAAACTCTGCTCAATCAAAGTTTAAGTGAATGGGAAAAGAAAGGGTTTCAAGTCAAAGGCTCAGTCTGTGATGTAACCTCACGTTCTGAGAGAGAAACATTGATACAAAATGTCTCCTCTCTGTTCGATGGTAAACTCAACATTCTT GTAAATAACGTGGGAGTACTTCGCGGGAAGCCAACAATAAAATATGTGGCAGAAGATTTTCCTTACCATAGCTCAACGAACTTGGAAGCTGCTTTCCATTTTTGCCAGCTTTCACATCCCCTCTTAAAGTCTTCAGGCTATGGAAGCATCGTCTTCTTGTCCTCTGTTGCAGGGGTTGTATCATTTGAGTGTGGTTCCATTTATGGTCTAACAAAAG GAGCTCTGAACCAGCTAGCAAGAAATTTGGCATGTGAATGGGCAAAAGATGGCATAAGAGCGAACGCTGTTGCACCTAATGTTGTCAAGACTCGACAGTCTCAAtct TATCTAGAGGACGTCAGTTTCAAGGAAGAATTGTTTTGTAGAACTCCACTTGGTCGTGCTGGAGAGCCAAATGAAGTTGCATCACTAGTGGTCTTCTTGTGTCTACCTGCAGCTTCCTATATCACTGGTCAAACCATTTGTGTTGATGGAGGCCTCACGGTTAACGGTTTCTCCTATCAGTCACAGGCTTGA